In the genome of Vigna unguiculata cultivar IT97K-499-35 unplaced genomic scaffold, ASM411807v1 contig_434, whole genome shotgun sequence, one region contains:
- the LOC114171946 gene encoding LOW QUALITY PROTEIN: serine carboxypeptidase-like 11 (The sequence of the model RefSeq protein was modified relative to this genomic sequence to represent the inferred CDS: deleted 2 bases in 1 codon): protein MLRSLKMAKLSSSCSTGYVLAHYGIPLPLLLLSQFFFQLSWCGSTVKFLPGFEGPLPFLLETGYVGVGESEDVQAFYYFIESENNPKDDPLMLWLTGGPGCSALSGLVFEIGPLGFKHEEYNGSLPNLFLRPHSWTKVSSIIFVDLPVSTGFTYATTKSATQRSDSTLVLQVHQFLRKWLIDHPKFLTNEVYIGGDSYSGIPVPAVVQEISRGNQKGVQPWINLQGYLLGNALTTRREENYQIPFSHGMALISDELYESLQKHCKGEYINVDTRNALCSRDMASFDAAISGISDTYILEPKCEWLDTDTSQRISLIKKYPANKLSDTHLNLPPLNCGTYVYFLCGFWANDDNVRSALHIRKGSIGKWRRCTLDIPHDMDIPESYGYHVNLSRKGYRSLIYSGDHDMKIAFLATQAWIRSLNYSIVDDWRQWYTDGQVAGYTRTYSNRMTFATVKGGSHIAPESNPKECFAMFSRWLSKKPL from the exons ATGTTAA GGTCACTGAAAATGGCAAAGCTTAGTTCAAGTTGCAGCACTGGTTATGTTTTGGCTCATTACGGGATTCCACTTCCCCTTCTTCTCTTATCACAATTCTTCTTTCAACTTTCATGGTGTGGCTCCACAGTTAAGTTCCTTCCTGGATTCGAGGGACcccttccttttcttcttgaaACCGG ATATGTGGGAGTGGGTGAATCA GAGGATGTGCAGGCATTCTACTACTTCATTGAGTCAGAGAACAATCCAAAGGACGATCCTCTCATGCTTTGGCTCACTGGTGGCCCTGGCTGTTCAGCCCTCTCTGGTCTTGTCTTTGAAATAG GTCCACTTGGTTTTAAACATGAAGAGTATAATGGAAGCCTCCCAAATTTGTTCTTGAGGCCACACTCATGGACAAAG GTTAGTAGCATTATATTTGTAGACTTGCCTGTTTCTACAGGCTTCACTTATGCCACCACAAAGTCGGCTACTCAACGAAGTGATTCCACACTAGTTCTCCAAGTCCATCAATTTCTTAGGAAG TGGTTGATTGATCATCCAAAATTTTTGACAAATGAAGTTTACATTGGTGGCGATTCATATTCTGGAATTCCTGTTCCGGCAGTGGTTCAAGAAATTTCCCGAG gAAATCAGAAAGGCGTTCAACCATGGATAAATCTCCAG GGTTACCTGCTAGGGAATGCACTAACAACTCGAAGAGAAGAGAACTATCAAATTCCCTTTTCTCACGGCATGGCACTTATATCTGATGAACTATACGAG TCACTGCAAAAACATTGTAAAGGAGAGTACATAAACGTAGACACCAGAAATGCATTATGTTCCAGAGATATGGCGTCATTTGACGCG GCTATATCAGGAATTTCAGACACGTATATTTTGGAGCCAAAATGCGAATGGCTTGATACGGACACATCTCAGAGGATAtcactaattaagaaatatccCGCCAACAAGCTCTCAGATACTCATCTCAATTTGCCACCCTTAAACTGTGGA ACTTATGTATACTTCCTCTGCGGTTTTTGGGCCAATGATGACAATGTTCGTAGTGCACTGCATATCCGCAAG GGAAGTATAGGAAAATGGCGTCGGTGTACCTTGGATATACCTCACGATATGGATATTCCAGAAAGCTATGGGTATCATGTAAACCTTAGTAGAAAAGGTTATCGTTCACTGATATACAG TGGCGACCATGACATGAAAATAGCTTTCTTGGCAACTCAGGCATGGATAAGATCTTTGAACTACTCCATCGTAGATGATTGGAGGCAATGGTATACAGATGGCCAAGTTGCAGG ATACACAAGAACTTACTCCAATCGTATGACATTTGCAACTGTGAAG GGTGGAAGCCACATAGCTCCAGAGTCCAATCCTAAAGAATGCTTTGCTATGTTCAGTAGATGGTTATCTAAGAAGCCTTTGTAG